A window of the Candidatus Paracaedimonas acanthamoebae genome harbors these coding sequences:
- a CDS encoding RlmE family RNA methyltransferase, with product MTSVKPTLRAKSVLLKTARGRKPSSQRWLHRQLNDPYVQEAQAKGFRSRAAFKLIQLDEKFHFLKSGITLIDLGAAPGGWAQVAVQKINPHQTGGKVIGIDLLEIEPLTDALLIQGDFLEVEQRQKIKTLVKNGAQVVMSDMAASTIGHAGTDHLRTIALAEMAFQFAKEILTPGGTFISKVFQGGTDPELLKEMKQHFKTIKHMKPQASRKESPEMYVVALGFYR from the coding sequence ATGACATCAGTTAAACCTACATTAAGAGCTAAATCAGTCTTGCTAAAAACAGCTCGAGGACGGAAACCGTCTTCTCAGCGATGGCTTCATCGTCAATTGAACGATCCGTATGTGCAAGAAGCCCAGGCCAAAGGATTTAGATCACGGGCCGCTTTTAAGTTAATTCAGCTCGATGAAAAATTTCACTTTTTGAAGTCTGGAATCACTTTAATTGATTTAGGGGCTGCGCCCGGTGGATGGGCGCAGGTTGCCGTTCAAAAGATTAATCCTCACCAAACAGGGGGAAAAGTGATCGGGATTGATCTTTTAGAAATTGAACCTTTAACTGATGCTTTATTAATTCAAGGTGATTTTTTAGAAGTGGAGCAACGCCAAAAAATAAAAACGCTTGTTAAGAATGGGGCCCAAGTTGTCATGAGTGATATGGCGGCTTCTACGATTGGGCATGCGGGAACGGATCATCTAAGAACGATTGCTCTAGCAGAAATGGCTTTTCAATTTGCAAAAGAAATTTTAACCCCTGGTGGAACATTTATTTCAAAGGTTTTCCAAGGAGGAACTGATCCGGAGCTTTTGAAAGAGATGAAGCAGCATTTTAAGACCATTAAGCATATGAAACCTCAAGCGAGTCGAAAAGAATCTCCTGAGATGTACGTTGTTGCTTTAGGATTTTATCGATGA